The following are from one region of the Gammaproteobacteria bacterium genome:
- a CDS encoding Crp/Fnr family transcriptional regulator produces MQSITYNAKSKLINEFFECDTNQLQKNYPSILEINVPKKTFLYRQGDRYSDLSWIKSGIVKLSHLTEQGSEITVDLLKRGDVIGCFQNNFASQEIEETAQALSEVNYYRIAHGDFKAMMSHQTELAWYVIENMYARKQRVERKLRTILTQPVEMRVITTLLELAGMFGIRCTHGYTLEIHLTQQEVADLVGASRSVVSTVLNDFRNRGMLDYTRDQICINDIALHDSYKF; encoded by the coding sequence ATGCAATCGATAACGTACAATGCTAAGTCTAAGTTGATTAATGAATTTTTTGAATGTGATACAAATCAATTACAGAAGAACTATCCCTCCATTCTGGAAATTAATGTGCCGAAGAAAACTTTTCTTTACCGTCAAGGTGATCGTTATTCCGATTTATCTTGGATAAAAAGCGGTATTGTTAAACTCTCTCATTTAACCGAGCAGGGGAGTGAAATTACTGTTGATCTGCTTAAAAGAGGGGATGTCATTGGCTGTTTTCAGAATAATTTTGCCAGTCAGGAAATAGAGGAGACTGCGCAAGCATTGAGTGAAGTTAATTACTATCGAATAGCACATGGCGATTTTAAAGCGATGATGTCCCATCAAACAGAGTTGGCTTGGTATGTCATTGAAAATATGTATGCCCGCAAGCAGAGGGTGGAACGCAAGCTAAGAACTATTCTGACTCAACCCGTTGAAATGCGCGTTATCACGACATTATTAGAATTGGCCGGGATGTTTGGAATAAGATGTACGCATGGGTATACCTTGGAAATTCATTTGACCCAGCAGGAAGTGGCGGATTTAGTGGGAGCAAGCCGCTCAGTCGTGAGCACGGTTTTGAATGATTTCAGAAATCGCGGAATGCTTGATTATACGCGCGATCAGATTTGTATTAATGACATTGCTCTTCATGATTCTTATAAATTCTAA
- the kdpC gene encoding potassium-transporting ATPase subunit KdpC has product MKNLIRPVLMLFILISIVTGLLYPLAVTGIAQIAFAEQAAGSLLKRGDKVIGSDLIGQNFSGPAYFWGRPSATSPMPYNAANSGGSNLGPTNPVLITAIDERIKHLRAHHPGKEEKIPTDLVTASASGLDPHISPAAAYYQLERVAAARSIDAAVIRSLVEQYIEIPQLGVFGDPRINVLRLNLALDTLQK; this is encoded by the coding sequence ATGAAAAACCTCATCCGCCCCGTCTTGATGCTATTTATCCTGATATCGATTGTTACCGGCTTGCTTTATCCGCTTGCGGTTACGGGTATTGCGCAAATTGCATTTGCGGAGCAAGCGGCCGGCAGTCTGCTTAAACGTGGTGATAAAGTCATAGGCTCCGATCTCATTGGACAGAATTTTTCCGGTCCGGCTTATTTCTGGGGGCGTCCTTCCGCAACTTCTCCCATGCCCTATAATGCGGCAAATTCGGGAGGGTCAAACTTGGGACCAACCAATCCTGTATTGATCACAGCAATTGATGAGCGCATCAAACATCTGCGAGCGCATCACCCCGGTAAAGAAGAGAAAATTCCGACTGATTTAGTGACGGCCTCTGCCAGCGGATTGGATCCTCATATCTCACCCGCCGCTGCATATTACCAACTTGAACGTGTGGCGGCAGCCCGTAGTATTGATGCGGCTGTTATCCGATCATTGGTTGAGCAATATATTGAAATACCTCAGCTGGGTGTATTTGGTGATCCTCGTATTAATGTTTTACGCCTTAACTTAGCCTTGGATACATTACAGAAATAA
- a CDS encoding potassium-transporting ATPase subunit F has translation MSWIYWLACTLAVLIFIYLLYALFNAEEIS, from the coding sequence ATGAGCTGGATTTATTGGTTGGCCTGTACCCTTGCTGTCTTGATATTCATTTACCTGCTTTATGCATTGTTCAACGCCGAGGAAATTTCATGA
- the kdpB gene encoding potassium-transporting ATPase subunit KdpB: MKKKHALPLFDPVLIKPALIDAFKKLAPQTQWRNPVMFVVWIGSVLTTILGIDALSGHGEAPAGFILTIAAWLWFTVLFANFAEALAEGRGKAQAAALRTSRKNIAAKKLAEPRRDAVIAATDSLSLRKGDIVLIEAGDFIPLDGEVIEGVASVDESAITGESAPVIRESGGDFSAVTGGTRILSDWLIVRITANPGEAFLDRMIGMVENAKRKKTPNEIALTILLVTLTLIFLIVCVTLLPLSIYSTESAGSGSPISVTALVALLVCLIPTTIGGLLSAIGVAGMSRMMQVNVIATSGRAVEAAGDVDVLLLDKTGTITLGNRQASVFLPAPHIQIKELVDAAQLASLADETPEGRSIVMLAKQEYGLRGRELQHAVFIPFTAQMRMSGVDIADRKIRKGAADTIRAYIENLGSAFPASVETLVDQVSRRGSTPLVVADGARVLGVVELKDIVKGGIRERFSELRQMGIKTVMITGDNRLTAAAIAAEAGVDDFLAEAKPEDKLRLIREYQVQGRLVAMTGDGTNDAPALAQADVAVAMNSGTQAAKEASNMVDLDSNPTKLIEIVETGKQMLMTRGALTTFSVANDVAKYFAIIPAAFATTYPQLRMLDIMQLNTPESAILAAIIFNAIIIVFLIPLALRGVKYQALGAAALLRKNLLIYGLGGLLVPFIGIKLIDILLNLF; encoded by the coding sequence ATGAAAAAGAAACACGCGCTTCCTTTATTTGATCCGGTTCTGATAAAACCGGCACTCATCGATGCATTCAAGAAACTTGCACCACAAACGCAATGGCGCAACCCGGTCATGTTTGTCGTGTGGATCGGCAGTGTTCTCACGACAATACTGGGTATCGACGCTCTCTCCGGTCATGGAGAAGCGCCGGCCGGTTTTATTCTTACCATAGCTGCATGGCTTTGGTTTACTGTGTTATTCGCCAACTTCGCCGAAGCGCTTGCCGAAGGCCGAGGTAAAGCGCAAGCGGCGGCTTTACGCACCAGCAGGAAGAATATTGCCGCAAAAAAATTAGCTGAACCGAGACGTGATGCGGTAATTGCCGCCACTGACTCTCTTTCGCTGAGAAAAGGCGATATCGTGCTCATCGAAGCGGGCGACTTCATTCCGCTTGATGGAGAAGTCATCGAGGGCGTTGCTTCTGTCGATGAATCCGCAATCACCGGCGAATCCGCTCCTGTCATCCGTGAATCGGGCGGCGATTTTTCGGCGGTTACAGGGGGTACGCGTATTTTGTCGGACTGGTTGATTGTCCGTATTACCGCTAACCCTGGGGAAGCATTCCTTGATCGTATGATCGGAATGGTGGAAAACGCCAAGCGCAAAAAAACGCCTAACGAGATTGCGTTAACTATATTGCTGGTTACGCTGACATTAATATTTTTAATCGTATGCGTAACCCTTCTACCGCTATCAATTTATAGTACTGAATCGGCAGGATCGGGTTCGCCGATATCCGTTACCGCACTGGTGGCGCTTCTGGTTTGCCTTATTCCGACCACGATCGGCGGTTTGCTGTCCGCTATTGGTGTGGCCGGAATGAGCAGAATGATGCAAGTCAACGTAATCGCCACCTCCGGACGAGCTGTTGAAGCCGCCGGCGATGTCGATGTATTGCTGCTGGACAAAACCGGAACCATTACACTTGGCAATCGCCAGGCATCCGTCTTTCTACCCGCGCCTCATATTCAGATTAAAGAGTTGGTTGATGCGGCGCAACTTGCTTCACTTGCCGACGAAACTCCGGAAGGGCGGTCTATCGTGATGCTCGCAAAACAAGAATATGGATTACGCGGCCGTGAATTGCAACATGCGGTTTTTATTCCCTTTACCGCACAAATGCGCATGTCCGGGGTGGATATTGCCGATCGCAAGATCAGAAAAGGCGCAGCCGATACGATTCGTGCTTATATTGAAAACCTGGGAAGCGCTTTTCCCGCGAGTGTCGAAACTCTGGTTGATCAAGTATCACGCCGTGGCAGTACGCCTTTGGTGGTTGCGGATGGCGCACGAGTACTTGGCGTCGTCGAACTCAAAGATATCGTTAAAGGCGGTATTAGAGAACGTTTTAGCGAATTGAGACAAATGGGTATCAAGACCGTCATGATCACCGGCGACAATCGTTTAACCGCTGCTGCGATTGCTGCTGAAGCAGGTGTCGATGATTTTCTTGCTGAAGCTAAACCTGAGGATAAGCTCCGGTTGATCAGGGAATACCAAGTCCAGGGGCGGCTGGTTGCAATGACCGGCGATGGCACCAATGATGCTCCGGCTTTGGCGCAAGCCGATGTCGCGGTTGCCATGAACTCCGGAACGCAGGCTGCAAAAGAGGCCAGTAATATGGTCGATCTCGATTCCAATCCAACCAAACTGATTGAAATAGTTGAAACAGGGAAACAAATGCTCATGACGCGCGGAGCTCTGACAACCTTCTCCGTCGCCAATGATGTGGCCAAATATTTTGCGATCATTCCGGCAGCATTCGCCACAACTTATCCACAGCTGAGAATGCTCGATATCATGCAGTTGAATACCCCTGAATCGGCAATTCTTGCCGCGATCATCTTCAACGCCATCATCATCGTGTTCCTGATACCGCTGGCGCTCAGAGGTGTGAAATACCAAGCACTGGGCGCGGCAGCGCTATTACGCAAGAATTTGCTGATTTATGGTTTGGGAGGGTTGCTCGTGCCATTTATCGGCATCAAGCTGATTGATATTCTGTTAAATCTCTTTTAA
- a CDS encoding MFS transporter produces MTSPYRQHRRILVASLVGTAVEFYDFYIYATAAALVFGPLFFPASSEAAQLMLSFLSFGLAFIARPFGAVLFGHFGDRIGRKSTLVVSLLLMGISTLLIAFLPTYAMAGWIAPLLLCTLRFGQGLGLGGEWGGAALLAVENAPQGWRARFGMVPQLGAPVGFLAANGLFLLLGMGLSEADFAAWGWRIPFLASAILVGLGLWVRLKINETPEFAQALAKEPPIPVPIGELIRKHALATFAGTFAVVACFAIFYLSTAFALAHGTTALGYDRETFLSVQLAATLFLVLGIIASGVYSDASSSAQVLTWGCVATIGVGMMFGPLLGSGSLWLVWVSLSLALFVMGFVYGPLGAWLPSLFPPRVRYTGASVAFNAGGILGGAVAPIAAQALSEIGGTAIVGLYLTMAGMFSLTGLLLARRFESR; encoded by the coding sequence ATGACCAGCCCTTATCGTCAGCATCGCCGCATACTCGTCGCGAGTTTGGTCGGAACGGCTGTCGAGTTTTATGATTTTTACATTTATGCGACGGCGGCGGCGTTGGTGTTCGGGCCGTTATTCTTCCCGGCCAGTTCCGAGGCCGCGCAGTTGATGTTGTCATTCCTGAGTTTTGGTCTCGCGTTCATCGCCCGTCCTTTCGGTGCGGTACTGTTCGGCCACTTTGGCGATCGGATCGGCAGGAAATCGACATTGGTGGTATCGCTGTTGCTGATGGGAATCTCAACCCTGCTGATTGCGTTCTTGCCCACGTATGCCATGGCCGGCTGGATTGCACCGTTGTTGCTGTGCACACTACGCTTTGGCCAGGGGCTTGGTCTTGGCGGAGAATGGGGTGGCGCGGCGCTGTTGGCGGTTGAAAATGCGCCGCAGGGATGGCGGGCGCGGTTCGGCATGGTTCCGCAACTGGGAGCACCGGTCGGCTTCCTTGCCGCCAACGGGTTGTTCTTATTGCTTGGCATGGGCTTGAGCGAGGCGGACTTTGCTGCGTGGGGCTGGCGCATTCCGTTTCTGGCAAGTGCCATTCTGGTCGGGCTCGGTCTGTGGGTGCGTCTGAAGATCAACGAAACACCCGAATTTGCCCAAGCGCTGGCAAAAGAACCGCCGATTCCGGTCCCAATCGGGGAACTGATCCGCAAGCATGCGCTGGCAACCTTTGCCGGAACTTTCGCCGTGGTTGCCTGTTTTGCAATTTTCTACCTTTCAACCGCTTTCGCACTCGCGCACGGCACAACCGCTCTGGGATACGACCGCGAGACTTTTCTGTCGGTCCAGCTTGCAGCAACTCTATTTCTTGTACTCGGCATTATCGCCTCGGGGGTGTATTCCGACGCCAGCAGTTCGGCGCAGGTGCTGACATGGGGATGCGTAGCAACCATCGGTGTGGGGATGATGTTCGGTCCGCTGTTGGGTTCGGGATCGCTTTGGCTGGTATGGGTGTCGCTGTCGCTGGCACTGTTCGTAATGGGCTTTGTCTACGGCCCGCTCGGCGCTTGGCTGCCGTCACTGTTCCCGCCACGGGTACGCTATACGGGAGCATCCGTCGCTTTCAATGCGGGAGGGATTCTGGGTGGAGCGGTCGCACCGATTGCCGCACAAGCGCTGAGTGAAATCGGCGGCACCGCCATCGTCGGTCTCTACCTGACGATGGCGGGAATGTTCAGTCTGACAGGGTTATTGCTAGCCCGGCGGTTTGAGTCGCGATAA
- the kdpA gene encoding potassium-transporting ATPase subunit KdpA, whose amino-acid sequence MNTSPWIQIGLFIVVLFSMAWPLGCYLANIFNDRLTGRFIWLDNIERGFCRFIGANPEEDMPWQRYAAAIVLFNVLGVLVVYGLQRLQSGLPLNPQALGAVSSDSAFNTAVSFVTNTNWQGYGGESTMSYLTQMLALTVQNFASAATGIAVVIALIRGFARKNAGGIGNVWLDLFRSTFYVLLPLSFLFAVILVSQGVIQNFSAYQDVMLIEPVEYVASKQDHDNQPLTDDQGNSITAMIKSDTQSIAMGPVASQEAIKLLGTNGGGFFNANSAHPFENPTPLTNFLEMISIFLIPAALCFAFGQMVGDPRQGWTILIAMSALFIVMASAAIGSESYSNPLITQLGVDDSMGNMEGKEIRFGIISSALFAAVTTAASCGAVNSMHDSFLPLGGLIPMGLMMLGEVVFGGVGSGLYGMLIFAMLAVFLSGLMIGRTPEYLGKKIGIFEMKMIAVAILVVPLVVLGGTAIAVVTEIGKASMANPGAHGLSEVLYAFTSAGNNNGSAFAGLSANTPFYNISLAIAMWLGRFGVIIPVLAIAGRLAAKPKLAVTGGTLPTHGPLFVLLLISTVIIIGALNYIPSLALSPIIEHLQLFARQP is encoded by the coding sequence ATGAATACATCACCTTGGATTCAGATCGGTTTGTTTATCGTCGTTTTGTTTTCCATGGCATGGCCATTAGGCTGCTATCTTGCCAATATATTCAATGACCGCCTCACGGGACGCTTTATCTGGCTGGATAACATTGAACGTGGTTTTTGCCGCTTTATTGGTGCCAATCCGGAAGAAGATATGCCATGGCAGCGTTATGCGGCAGCTATTGTGTTGTTCAATGTACTGGGTGTTTTGGTTGTTTATGGCCTGCAGCGCTTACAAAGCGGTTTGCCGCTCAATCCTCAGGCGCTTGGAGCGGTTTCTTCGGATTCGGCCTTCAATACGGCGGTATCGTTCGTCACGAATACTAACTGGCAAGGTTATGGCGGAGAATCGACCATGAGCTATCTCACACAGATGCTGGCATTAACCGTACAGAATTTTGCATCGGCAGCGACAGGAATAGCTGTCGTTATCGCACTCATTCGCGGCTTTGCGCGCAAAAATGCCGGCGGAATTGGAAATGTCTGGCTGGATCTGTTTCGTTCCACATTTTATGTCCTTCTGCCATTATCCTTTTTGTTCGCGGTAATTCTGGTCAGTCAGGGAGTCATTCAAAATTTCAGTGCTTATCAAGATGTCATGCTGATTGAACCGGTTGAGTATGTTGCATCGAAGCAAGATCACGATAATCAACCTTTGACGGACGATCAAGGTAATTCGATCACCGCAATGATCAAATCAGACACGCAATCCATTGCGATGGGACCTGTCGCATCGCAGGAAGCGATTAAATTGCTTGGAACCAATGGCGGCGGTTTCTTTAATGCCAATTCGGCGCATCCTTTTGAAAACCCGACACCACTGACCAATTTTTTGGAAATGATCAGTATTTTTTTAATCCCGGCCGCACTCTGCTTCGCCTTCGGTCAAATGGTCGGAGATCCCCGGCAAGGCTGGACAATTCTCATTGCCATGTCGGCGTTGTTCATTGTTATGGCGAGCGCGGCGATTGGCTCGGAATCTTATTCAAACCCGCTTATCACTCAACTGGGAGTGGATGATTCGATGGGAAATATGGAAGGTAAGGAAATTCGATTTGGAATCATTTCGTCTGCATTGTTTGCTGCAGTTACGACAGCCGCTTCTTGCGGGGCGGTCAATTCCATGCACGATAGTTTTCTGCCATTAGGAGGGTTGATTCCCATGGGATTGATGATGTTAGGAGAAGTCGTATTCGGCGGTGTCGGTTCCGGATTATATGGAATGCTCATTTTCGCTATGCTCGCCGTTTTCCTATCCGGATTGATGATCGGACGCACACCGGAATACTTGGGTAAGAAAATCGGCATATTCGAAATGAAGATGATTGCAGTTGCAATTTTAGTCGTACCCTTGGTTGTGCTTGGCGGTACCGCCATCGCTGTCGTTACTGAAATTGGTAAAGCGAGCATGGCCAATCCGGGGGCGCACGGACTTTCCGAAGTTCTGTACGCCTTCACTTCGGCCGGGAATAACAATGGCTCAGCATTTGCGGGGCTCTCAGCCAATACCCCTTTTTATAATATCTCGCTTGCTATCGCGATGTGGCTAGGACGATTCGGCGTTATCATTCCTGTCCTTGCCATTGCCGGCAGATTGGCTGCCAAACCCAAGCTTGCCGTAACCGGTGGAACACTGCCTACCCATGGGCCGTTGTTCGTTCTATTGCTTATCAGCACAGTCATCATTATCGGGGCGCTTAACTATATTCCATCCTTGGCACTAAGCCCCATTATCGAACACTTGCAATTATTCGCTCGCCAACCGTAA
- a CDS encoding MFS transporter, producing MPESVFTPFKHRVFAILWLATLVSNIGTWMFNVTSGWMMTELSPSPLMIALVQAATALPIFLFALPAGVLGDLFNRRKLLFWTQIFLAAVLFIFTALLWTGVTSPWILLAFTFCIGVGTAFASPAWQAIVPRLVPRNVLASAIVWNGMSMNIARAIGPALGGFVLAAAGAMATVFIDALSYLAVAAALLWWRVTTTQADTLPREHLSGAMRAGIRFALHSKPLRYTLIHALAFFTCASSYWALLPMVAKELLQGGPGLYGILLTALGLGAVTGAFLLPVMRRRWSASTNMTLATVSTALCLVMFALGQHPVLGIMAGFTGGVSWIVAVSTLNYSAQVALPDWVRARGLAIFQMAVFGAMAAGSLGWGQVAIVSDLPPALLASGLLALVLIPVTYRFKLNLGEHQDHTPSGHWAEPVPVTLISHDNGPVLVTLEYRIDDADRDEFFKLIREMGTIRRRDGAIQWGYFEDVEDHGRFIEMFIVESWISHLRQHGRVSAADKILQDKIFALHRGAMHPRVTHAVTPQSESHQTAAPQTHYDI from the coding sequence ATGCCGGAATCGGTATTTACTCCCTTCAAGCATCGCGTTTTCGCCATTTTATGGCTGGCTACGCTGGTTTCCAATATCGGTACGTGGATGTTCAATGTTACGTCCGGCTGGATGATGACCGAGTTATCACCCTCGCCGTTGATGATTGCGCTGGTACAAGCGGCTACGGCATTGCCGATTTTCCTGTTTGCCCTGCCAGCGGGCGTGCTCGGCGATCTTTTCAACCGCCGCAAGCTTTTATTCTGGACACAGATTTTCCTGGCGGCTGTGCTCTTTATTTTTACCGCATTGCTGTGGACGGGCGTTACCAGCCCGTGGATACTGCTGGCATTCACTTTCTGCATCGGCGTGGGAACCGCTTTTGCTTCACCGGCCTGGCAAGCGATCGTGCCGCGCCTTGTACCGCGTAATGTACTGGCATCCGCCATCGTCTGGAACGGTATGAGTATGAATATCGCCCGTGCCATCGGTCCGGCGTTGGGCGGTTTTGTATTGGCAGCGGCAGGTGCAATGGCGACGGTATTTATCGATGCCCTATCCTACCTTGCCGTCGCCGCGGCATTGTTATGGTGGCGTGTTACAACAACACAGGCGGATACGTTGCCGCGTGAGCATTTAAGCGGCGCGATGCGCGCCGGTATCCGTTTCGCGCTGCACAGCAAACCGTTGCGCTACACCTTGATTCATGCATTGGCTTTTTTCACTTGCGCATCGTCCTACTGGGCATTGCTGCCCATGGTAGCCAAAGAATTATTGCAAGGCGGCCCCGGTCTCTATGGCATTTTATTGACCGCCCTGGGACTCGGGGCGGTAACCGGCGCATTCTTGCTCCCAGTGATGCGAAGACGCTGGAGTGCAAGCACCAACATGACACTGGCAACCGTCAGTACAGCGCTTTGCTTGGTAATGTTCGCTCTAGGCCAGCATCCGGTGCTCGGCATTATGGCGGGATTTACCGGCGGCGTCTCCTGGATCGTAGCGGTATCCACGTTGAATTACTCGGCGCAAGTAGCGCTGCCGGACTGGGTGCGCGCACGCGGCCTGGCCATTTTCCAGATGGCGGTTTTTGGCGCCATGGCTGCCGGATCTCTGGGTTGGGGACAAGTAGCGATCGTCAGCGATCTCCCGCCGGCTCTGCTGGCTTCGGGATTGCTGGCGCTTGTGCTGATCCCGGTCACTTACCGCTTCAAACTCAATCTGGGCGAACATCAAGACCATACACCCTCGGGACACTGGGCAGAGCCGGTTCCGGTAACGTTGATATCGCACGATAACGGTCCGGTGCTGGTGACACTGGAATACCGTATCGACGATGCCGATCGCGATGAATTTTTCAAGCTGATACGTGAAATGGGAACAATCCGCCGCCGGGACGGAGCCATTCAGTGGGGATATTTTGAAGATGTCGAAGATCATGGACGTTTCATCGAGATGTTCATCGTCGAATCTTGGATCTCGCATCTGCGCCAGCATGGCCGTGTATCCGCAGCCGATAAAATCCTGCAGGATAAAATCTTCGCCTTGCACCGAGGCGCAATGCATCCTCGGGTAACGCATGCTGTGACGCCGCAGTCTGAAAGTCACCAGACTGCGGCTCCCCAAACACATTATGACATTTGA
- the msrA gene encoding peptide-methionine (S)-S-oxide reductase MsrA, with protein sequence MNAIIAAILSLLCATAACAMEKTVMPDSVKPNQKINPKTDYIVLGMGCFWGAEKRMSEIPGILDVESGYAGGDLPGVGYQQILNHERMLSAGRTTARNHAEVIKVTFDAEKVTLETVLAKFWENHNPTQGDRQGNDIGSNYRSAIYYHDDTQKDLALHSQNVYQQALNTAGYGKITTEILPLKNYIAAEEYHQDYLWKNPNGYCGLGGTGVKYPATSQKAAQNPSMASSAGAERMKPLDGKDLNFSQQLVIFEAEHCEFCKQFDNDVLNNWQAEVPVMATMNTNPPTGWTLEKPLFAAPTIVLFRNGKEVTRYTGYNGEQANFWKWLGFQLLSPEQQKVAFEQGTEPPFTATNLDEKRPGKFVDPISGAPLFLSQAKFNSGTGWPSFFDPVEGSITLHDDNSHGMHRIEVRSASSGIHLGHVFDDGPPPSYKRYCINGNVLKFVPD encoded by the coding sequence ATGAACGCTATTATTGCAGCAATTTTAAGTTTGCTATGTGCTACAGCAGCATGTGCGATGGAGAAAACCGTGATGCCCGATTCTGTAAAACCAAATCAGAAAATCAATCCGAAGACTGATTACATCGTCCTCGGCATGGGGTGTTTCTGGGGCGCCGAGAAGCGCATGAGCGAAATTCCCGGCATACTCGATGTCGAAAGCGGCTACGCCGGCGGCGATCTTCCCGGTGTGGGGTATCAGCAGATTCTGAATCACGAGCGGATGCTAAGCGCGGGCCGGACAACGGCGCGCAATCATGCCGAGGTGATCAAAGTCACTTTCGATGCGGAAAAAGTAACACTCGAAACCGTTTTGGCAAAATTCTGGGAAAACCACAATCCGACGCAAGGCGACCGCCAAGGCAACGACATCGGCAGCAATTACCGCAGTGCCATTTATTATCACGACGATACGCAGAAAGACCTGGCACTGCACTCGCAGAATGTTTATCAGCAGGCGCTGAATACCGCCGGATACGGAAAGATTACCACTGAAATCCTGCCGCTGAAAAATTACATCGCCGCCGAGGAATACCATCAAGACTACCTGTGGAAAAATCCCAACGGCTACTGCGGCCTTGGAGGCACAGGCGTTAAATACCCTGCAACGAGTCAGAAAGCCGCGCAAAATCCCTCAATGGCGAGTTCCGCAGGCGCGGAACGCATGAAACCGCTGGACGGCAAGGATTTAAACTTTTCTCAGCAATTGGTTATTTTCGAAGCCGAGCACTGCGAATTCTGCAAGCAGTTCGACAACGATGTTCTTAACAACTGGCAAGCGGAAGTGCCGGTCATGGCAACGATGAACACCAATCCGCCGACTGGCTGGACGCTGGAAAAACCGCTATTTGCCGCACCAACCATCGTACTGTTCAGAAACGGCAAGGAAGTCACCCGATACACGGGATACAACGGGGAGCAAGCCAATTTCTGGAAATGGCTTGGTTTTCAGCTGCTGTCGCCGGAGCAACAGAAGGTCGCGTTTGAGCAAGGCACCGAACCGCCGTTCACCGCCACTAACTTGGATGAAAAACGCCCGGGAAAATTTGTCGATCCGATTTCCGGTGCACCGCTTTTTCTCAGTCAGGCCAAGTTTAATAGCGGAACCGGCTGGCCCAGCTTTTTCGATCCCGTCGAAGGGTCGATAACACTGCACGACGACAACTCGCACGGCATGCACCGCATCGAAGTGCGCAGCGCCAGCTCCGGCATCCACCTCGGCCACGTCTTCGACGACGGCCCGCCGCCGAGCTATAAACGCTACTGCATCAATGGCAATGTGCTGAAGTTCGTTCCGGATTGA
- a CDS encoding YbhB/YbcL family Raf kinase inhibitor-like protein: MAALMMTILTLTSTSFAHNGMIPARFTCDGQNISPALNWAGLPEGTQSLVLIVDDPDAPDPAAPKMTWVHWVLYNIPPAATGLAENIAEQNLPQGILQGINDWKRTGYGGPCPPIGTHRYFHKLYALDVVLPDLKHPTKAALEHAMKGHILGQAELIGRYQRQQ; encoded by the coding sequence ATGGCTGCTTTAATGATGACCATTCTGACACTCACGTCAACGTCCTTTGCCCACAACGGTATGATCCCCGCCCGTTTTACTTGCGACGGACAAAACATTTCACCTGCGCTCAACTGGGCCGGCCTGCCGGAAGGCACGCAAAGCCTGGTGTTGATCGTCGATGATCCGGATGCGCCCGATCCGGCTGCACCGAAAATGACCTGGGTGCATTGGGTGCTGTACAACATTCCGCCTGCTGCAACTGGATTGGCGGAGAATATTGCGGAACAAAATTTGCCGCAAGGTATATTACAGGGAATCAACGACTGGAAGCGTACCGGCTATGGCGGCCCATGTCCGCCGATAGGCACGCACCGTTATTTTCACAAACTGTATGCGTTGGATGTGGTGCTGCCGGACTTAAAACATCCGACCAAAGCTGCGCTCGAACACGCCATGAAAGGTCATATCCTGGGTCAGGCGGAATTGATCGGGCGCTATCAACGTCAGCAGTAA